TGGTGCGCCGGTTGTACGCTCTACTACTGGCTGGCCCGACTGGGGGTGCCCGGTTTTGACCGTCAGCCGGTGGAGGCAGGGCAATGATCGAGCGCCTGCTGGTTCTGGTGATCTTCTTTGCGTTGCTCCTGGCGGCACTTGTCCTCTATCGCCGCTGGCAGATGCGCCATATCACTGTGCTGGCGCCAGTTGATCCGTTGCTGGCGGGCTGGCAGCCTGGCGTACCGACTATCGTCTACTTCAGTTCGCCCCATTGTGCACCGTGCCGGTTGCAGCAGGAACCGGCGCTGCATGCGTTGCAGGCCGAGCTGGGCGCCGCAGTCCGGATCGTGCCAGTAGATGCACTG
This sequence is a window from Anaerolineae bacterium. Protein-coding genes within it:
- a CDS encoding thioredoxin family protein, coding for MIERLLVLVIFFALLLAALVLYRRWQMRHITVLAPVDPLLAGWQPGVPTIVYFSSPHCAPCRLQQEPALHALQAELGAAVRIVPVDALAQPEAARRWGVLTVPTTFVLDRRGCPQEVNYGVAGVEKLKQQLLRAG